The Tumebacillus amylolyticus region AATAATGCCTAAAAATAAGTTCCCCACTGTAAACATGCTCGGTAATGCTCTTCGCACATACATGGTGTCTACCTACCTCCCTATCCCCTGGTACCCCCACTGCTTGCGTTAGATATGACGGTCGATGAACACTTGCTCGGAAATGCGTTTGAGCCCTTCTTTGATCGCACGGGCACGCACTTCCCCGATGCCTTCCACGTCGTCAAGTTCCTCAATGGACGCATGCAGGATGCGCGGCAAGGCGTCAAACGTGTCTACCAAGTTCTCAATGACCGGCTGCGGCAAACGAGGGATCTTGTTCAAAATACGATAGCCGCGCGAGGACACGGGTTCTTCGGTAATGTTAATATTCCCGGTGTACCCCAGAACTCTCACCAATTGCAGACTTTCCAGTAATTCATCAGAAGTCAGCGTGTGCAGCTCCGACAAAATCTGGTGCGGTGTGACGTCGAGCGTTTCTTTGCAATAGTCTTTGACCAGCAAATACGCCTCTTCGTCCACTTTGGACACCAACTCCTCCATCTGCATGGAGATCAGTCGGCCTTCGGTGCCAAGTTCCGTGATATAACGGCGAATCTCTGATTTAATACGCAAAACCATCTCGATGCGTTGCATGACGAGCGCAACTTCGTGCAAGGTGACCAGCTCTTCAAACTCCAACGCACTCAAATTCGTCAAGGCTTGATCGAGAACCGATTTGTACTTCTCCAAGGTGTTGATCGCTTGGTTGGCTTTGGTCAAGATCACGCCGATGTCCTTGAGCGTGTAGCGGAAATTCGATTGG contains the following coding sequences:
- the disA gene encoding DNA integrity scanning diadenylate cyclase DisA, with protein sequence MRDDMKKDTLINKILRFIAPGTQLREGLENVLRAKTGALIVIGNSPQVMEIVDGGFSINCEFSAASVYELAKMDGAIILSEDGKRILYANTQLNPDPSIPSFETGTRHRTAERVAKQTGHLVVCISQRRDVITLYQSNFRYTLKDIGVILTKANQAINTLEKYKSVLDQALTNLSALEFEELVTLHEVALVMQRIEMVLRIKSEIRRYITELGTEGRLISMQMEELVSKVDEEAYLLVKDYCKETLDVTPHQILSELHTLTSDELLESLQLVRVLGYTGNINITEEPVSSRGYRILNKIPRLPQPVIENLVDTFDALPRILHASIEELDDVEGIGEVRARAIKEGLKRISEQVFIDRHI